The following proteins are encoded in a genomic region of Sorangiineae bacterium MSr12523:
- a CDS encoding HAMP domain-containing histidine kinase: protein MRASLAWLLFALGAAIPSVAVLVVALRAASTESARAREEQFAERVAAAQATKRDVDAALARATETLRRLEPAAVSRLESRLMAEKPDFADVVVIGAEGQMLVPKPMTDEPPSPPECLTHRAELLEGDRTAARDGIIGACPHLKSEQGRYLWPLLALERVAEGSTPADAVATWIEEHAARLGPAERSVLRARVAPLPEKVRDAALGALDRPLPLHRTLAGLLTEPPGSDSVEAGLRIHRGRYLSLVRTMPEGIDAGFVVHESSMIRAPGLPAHLVLAAGARGDATDVVLTPSLVLHVEPKDGASLDAEARRSGRRILAVGVAGVLTAVALATVLFARARKAQRLAELRTDFVAAVSHELRTPLASVRMLSELLETGELPDDERPEVERTLAGEARRLSDTVERMLRFGALARGRLSVQKSRVPASCILEDARDRFHKAHPDKGIVVDAPPSLEMHVDPGLVGLVLDNLLSNAAKYAAEGHPYRVEVRRDGRHALLSVSDSGPGIAARARRRIFSPFERADDRLSRATEGTGVGLSLVRGVARAHGGDAFVKSTVGAGSTFVVRFPLEGS from the coding sequence ATGCGCGCATCCTTGGCGTGGCTCCTCTTTGCCCTTGGCGCGGCCATCCCGTCGGTGGCCGTTCTGGTGGTTGCCCTTCGCGCGGCCTCCACCGAGAGCGCCCGCGCGCGCGAGGAGCAATTCGCCGAGCGCGTGGCCGCGGCCCAGGCCACCAAGCGCGATGTCGACGCCGCCCTCGCCCGAGCCACGGAGACCTTGCGCCGCCTGGAACCGGCCGCCGTCTCCCGGCTCGAGTCGCGATTGATGGCCGAAAAACCGGACTTCGCCGACGTCGTGGTGATCGGCGCCGAGGGGCAGATGCTGGTCCCGAAGCCGATGACCGACGAGCCTCCCTCTCCTCCCGAATGCCTCACCCATCGCGCGGAGCTCCTGGAAGGAGACCGCACTGCGGCACGCGATGGCATCATCGGCGCCTGCCCGCACCTGAAGAGCGAGCAAGGCCGCTACCTATGGCCCCTCCTGGCGCTCGAGCGGGTGGCGGAGGGATCTACGCCGGCCGATGCCGTGGCAACCTGGATCGAGGAGCACGCCGCACGCCTCGGCCCCGCGGAGCGCTCGGTGCTGCGCGCGCGGGTTGCGCCGCTTCCCGAGAAAGTCCGTGATGCGGCGCTCGGGGCGCTCGATCGGCCGCTTCCCCTTCATCGCACGCTCGCGGGGCTCCTCACCGAGCCGCCAGGAAGCGACTCGGTCGAGGCGGGCCTACGGATTCATCGCGGACGTTACCTCTCGCTCGTCCGCACGATGCCCGAGGGCATCGACGCAGGCTTCGTCGTTCACGAGTCCTCGATGATCCGCGCGCCCGGACTGCCCGCCCACTTGGTGCTCGCCGCCGGTGCACGCGGCGATGCCACCGACGTGGTGTTGACTCCCAGCCTCGTCCTCCACGTGGAGCCGAAGGACGGAGCTTCGCTCGACGCGGAAGCCCGCCGCAGCGGCCGTCGCATTCTCGCTGTCGGCGTCGCCGGAGTGCTCACCGCGGTGGCACTGGCGACCGTCCTCTTTGCCCGAGCGCGCAAGGCGCAGCGCCTGGCCGAGCTGCGCACCGACTTCGTGGCCGCGGTCTCGCACGAGCTGCGTACGCCGCTGGCCTCGGTGCGCATGCTCTCGGAGCTCCTGGAGACGGGCGAGCTCCCAGACGACGAACGGCCCGAGGTGGAACGCACGCTGGCCGGCGAAGCACGGCGGCTGTCGGACACCGTCGAGCGCATGCTCCGCTTTGGCGCACTCGCGCGGGGGCGTCTGTCGGTCCAGAAGTCGCGGGTGCCCGCGTCGTGTATCCTCGAGGACGCGCGGGACCGCTTTCACAAGGCGCACCCGGACAAAGGGATCGTCGTCGACGCACCGCCGAGCCTGGAGATGCACGTGGATCCGGGCCTGGTGGGGCTGGTCTTGGACAACTTGCTCTCCAACGCCGCCAAGTACGCGGCGGAGGGGCACCCGTATCGGGTCGAGGTCCGGCGCGACGGACGCCATGCGCTCCTCTCCGTGAGCGACTCCGGCCCGGGGATCGCAGCTCGCGCGCGGCGTCGGATCTTCTCCCCCTTCGAGCGGGCCGATGATCGCCTGTCGCGCGCCACCGAAGGCACCGGCGTAGGACTGTCGCTCGTCCGCGGCGTCGCCCGGGCGCACGGGGGCGACGCATTCGTGAAGAGCACGGTCGGCGCCGGCTCGACATTCGTGGTTCGCTTTCCGTTGGAGGGCTCGTGA
- a CDS encoding acyl-CoA-binding protein yields MDLEERFREAQDRVKKLPSAPSNDTLLELYALYKQSTIGDVQGARPGMMDFKGRAKFDAWAARKGTPKDKAMESYVALVTRLTGG; encoded by the coding sequence ATGGACCTCGAAGAACGATTTCGTGAAGCTCAGGACCGCGTCAAAAAATTGCCCTCCGCGCCTTCGAACGACACGCTTCTCGAACTGTATGCGCTTTACAAGCAATCCACGATCGGCGATGTCCAAGGCGCGCGACCGGGCATGATGGACTTCAAGGGCCGCGCAAAATTCGACGCCTGGGCAGCTCGCAAGGGCACACCGAAGGACAAAGCGATGGAGTCGTACGTTGCATTGGTCACGCGGTTGACGGGCGGGTGA
- a CDS encoding response regulator transcription factor: protein MVVTNTREMVLIVEDDAALRLAMTKVLRAAGYRIEVARTGDEGLEMALADPPDVVLLDVMLPGKNGFEVLAALRHRDADLPIVMITAKGEEADKVRGLELGADEYVVKPVGVAELQARVGAALRRKRLLVKSGPVAVGVLTVDFAQHTASREGVPVELTAHEMKLLVFFLRNEGALLPRERILAAVWGADYFGTDRTVDNFVNRLRAKVEKDPKNPLHLVTIRGAGYRFSRTPHRLEGR, encoded by the coding sequence ATGGTGGTGACCAACACCCGTGAGATGGTGCTCATCGTCGAAGACGACGCGGCGCTGCGCTTGGCCATGACCAAGGTGCTGCGCGCCGCGGGCTATCGCATCGAGGTGGCCAGGACCGGGGACGAGGGGCTCGAGATGGCGCTGGCCGATCCGCCCGACGTGGTGCTCCTGGACGTCATGCTCCCGGGGAAAAATGGCTTCGAGGTCCTGGCCGCCCTCCGGCACCGCGACGCCGATCTGCCCATCGTCATGATCACCGCCAAAGGGGAAGAAGCCGACAAAGTGCGCGGACTCGAGCTCGGGGCCGACGAGTACGTGGTGAAGCCGGTGGGGGTGGCCGAGCTCCAGGCGCGTGTCGGCGCGGCGCTTCGTCGCAAGCGACTCCTGGTCAAGAGCGGTCCCGTCGCCGTCGGGGTGCTCACCGTCGATTTCGCGCAGCACACGGCAAGCCGGGAGGGAGTCCCCGTGGAGCTGACGGCCCACGAGATGAAGCTCCTCGTCTTCTTTCTCCGCAACGAAGGGGCCCTCCTGCCGCGGGAGCGCATCCTGGCCGCCGTGTGGGGGGCGGATTACTTCGGGACGGATCGCACGGTGGACAACTTCGTCAACCGCCTCCGGGCCAAGGTGGAGAAGGATCCCAAGAACCCCCTGCACCTGGTCACCATCCGCGGCGCAGGCTACCGCTTCTCACGCACGCCACACCGGCTCGAGGGCCGGTGA
- a CDS encoding DUF4185 domain-containing protein, with the protein MANSQGSALRRGGMMAGLLVAMVFSSGCGTRNEGEASSNGALQWNIPAGWFKERLTGADMPSMQRWHVGGTDLGIPYLLENGTSVGFLFGDTFDAPGVGGPGWRSPVMLRSPSNPANGIVFDSAAKVWGDGYAPDLMYNQHDTSGNGEWSVIPNDGISFPETGRQVVSFMSVRDWGGPKFPHDGAWKTNYASLAYSDNGNDFTRVPYLGWGNDADNHDPFQMWTMQRDGDYVYVFSVRAGRQNGPMMLQRVLWQNIVDKSAYEGWGFDGSTWGWGRPCTPILNGNFGEPSVRKLANGTWAMSYLTNGMIVTRTAPRPDAVWSDEKIQVTGLQEACLYGGFIHPWSSVGTNNLHIMVSTYQDSNGSCGGNGQKAYDVRHWVGTL; encoded by the coding sequence ATGGCAAACAGTCAGGGATCGGCGCTTCGCCGCGGTGGAATGATGGCCGGCCTGCTCGTTGCGATGGTGTTTTCGAGCGGCTGCGGCACGCGGAATGAAGGCGAGGCATCGTCGAACGGCGCGTTGCAGTGGAACATTCCCGCGGGCTGGTTCAAGGAGCGGCTTACGGGCGCCGACATGCCCAGCATGCAGCGATGGCATGTTGGCGGAACGGATCTCGGGATTCCGTATCTGCTCGAGAATGGAACCTCGGTCGGCTTTCTGTTTGGCGACACGTTCGATGCGCCGGGTGTAGGGGGGCCAGGCTGGCGGTCACCGGTGATGCTTCGTTCGCCGTCGAATCCTGCGAACGGCATCGTCTTCGACAGTGCGGCCAAGGTCTGGGGCGACGGTTACGCCCCAGACCTCATGTACAATCAGCACGATACGAGCGGCAATGGAGAATGGTCCGTCATCCCGAACGACGGCATCAGTTTTCCGGAAACGGGCCGCCAGGTCGTCTCCTTCATGTCCGTTCGCGATTGGGGCGGTCCCAAATTTCCGCACGATGGAGCCTGGAAAACGAATTACGCGTCGCTGGCGTATTCGGACAACGGCAATGACTTTACCCGCGTTCCATATCTAGGTTGGGGAAACGATGCCGACAATCACGATCCATTCCAGATGTGGACGATGCAACGCGACGGCGACTACGTCTACGTCTTCAGCGTGAGGGCAGGCCGGCAGAACGGGCCGATGATGCTTCAGCGCGTCCTCTGGCAGAACATCGTCGACAAGAGCGCATACGAGGGGTGGGGCTTCGACGGGAGTACGTGGGGATGGGGCAGGCCGTGCACGCCCATTCTAAATGGAAATTTCGGCGAGCCGTCCGTGCGCAAACTCGCAAACGGCACGTGGGCGATGTCGTATCTCACGAACGGCATGATTGTAACGCGCACGGCGCCTCGCCCCGATGCGGTATGGTCGGACGAGAAAATCCAGGTCACCGGGCTCCAGGAAGCGTGCCTTTACGGTGGCTTCATTCACCCATGGTCGAGCGTGGGCACGAACAACCTGCACATCATGGTGTCCACGTATCAGGACTCCAACGGCAGCTGCGGTGGCAATGGCCAAAAGGCATACGATGTTCGCCACTGGGTCGGCACGCTCTGA
- a CDS encoding AgmX/PglI C-terminal domain-containing protein → MNPMGTRITFALCLLAGCGETATAPGTAPAPANVTSDGALEQALVDVDIGQNLAAARETLTTTLASGAVSKEDRVRADLALAKLLESTDKERAITLLEDAASLNDGAAQKRLFRLLAGRDAPSSWSRNSWDAPPPPSAFAFARYFPAATPDNEVDVQVLVFGGDSRTTNRLGTFHVDDALRSNAVDACGLCNEVKTSIHAGTTHKEFWSAIPAYAAQMEKALVVLYVDEETMVPERYAKWLAAPAADLHAAFARGEGLVAVKERPGAPPLVTVAAPRVAQLLTVETALAAMHELPKQPVTVKLQDTLTKNEIQRGIRAHFGAFWSCYESLVARRPEARGRANLSFTVEASGKVEDARVTLDGTLEDAEARPCFEKAIRTIPYPAWSKNASAKTTVRYPIQLANGPGDGGGG, encoded by the coding sequence ATGAATCCGATGGGAACCCGAATCACATTCGCGCTCTGCCTACTCGCCGGCTGCGGCGAGACGGCCACCGCTCCGGGGACAGCGCCGGCCCCGGCCAACGTCACGTCCGACGGTGCGCTGGAGCAGGCGCTGGTCGACGTCGACATCGGCCAAAACCTGGCCGCCGCCCGCGAGACACTTACGACGACGCTGGCCTCGGGCGCCGTCTCCAAAGAAGACCGCGTGCGGGCCGATCTCGCGCTGGCGAAACTCTTGGAGTCGACGGACAAGGAGCGCGCCATCACCCTCTTGGAGGATGCGGCATCGCTGAACGACGGGGCGGCGCAGAAGCGCCTCTTTCGCCTGCTCGCCGGACGCGACGCGCCTTCCTCGTGGTCGCGCAATAGCTGGGATGCGCCGCCGCCGCCCAGCGCGTTCGCCTTTGCCCGGTATTTCCCAGCGGCCACGCCCGACAACGAAGTCGACGTCCAGGTCTTGGTCTTCGGCGGAGACTCGCGAACCACCAACAGGCTCGGCACCTTTCATGTCGACGACGCCCTTCGCTCCAACGCGGTCGACGCCTGCGGACTGTGCAACGAGGTGAAGACCAGCATCCACGCCGGCACCACGCACAAGGAGTTCTGGAGCGCCATCCCCGCCTATGCGGCGCAAATGGAGAAGGCCCTGGTGGTCCTCTACGTCGACGAGGAAACGATGGTGCCGGAGCGCTATGCCAAGTGGCTGGCGGCCCCCGCGGCCGATCTCCACGCGGCATTTGCGCGCGGTGAGGGCCTGGTCGCCGTCAAAGAGCGGCCCGGCGCGCCGCCGTTGGTCACGGTTGCCGCTCCGCGTGTGGCGCAGCTTCTTACCGTCGAGACCGCGCTGGCGGCCATGCACGAGCTTCCCAAGCAGCCGGTCACGGTGAAGCTCCAGGACACCCTCACCAAGAACGAGATCCAGCGAGGGATCCGCGCCCACTTCGGCGCGTTCTGGTCATGCTACGAGTCGCTCGTGGCCCGGCGACCCGAGGCGCGCGGGAGGGCCAACCTCTCCTTCACCGTCGAGGCGTCGGGCAAGGTCGAAGACGCGCGCGTGACCTTGGACGGCACCTTGGAAGACGCCGAGGCTCGCCCTTGCTTCGAAAAGGCCATCCGCACCATCCCCTACCCGGCATGGTCCAAGAACGCCTCGGCCAAGACCACCGTGCGCTACCCCATCCAGCTTGCGAACGGCCCGGGGGATGGTGGTGGTGGGTAG
- a CDS encoding suppressor of fused domain protein has product MESMRAQDDGEIVIENAIRAAYPEADPRPFGGREGQRFQLAGCFAIRIEEPVAHWLIVSRGFTELGEKEEADPNVSGWGFELTCRVPALSEEYDFGWVIDWMQGIADSLAKNGTSLAPYHNMPMTDPRNDDEICALVFVDDVALQPTASQNGKFNFLQMVGLTAGEFDALQGWQARSMVELIRQRNPLFLIGKRESYLRDVEFAQHVAEGRERDGSSMGLLTGVALLWFQEAKELQIHLQDNVVPVFKSAICGRLPHGHRMLFIGDPRRHEDDDGNVSVHAQTTVVLLPEDGPSRMEERGGMKAAVLRLGRPAISQLVDTLAPQPGSYVLPDLPGVRFVVATAERFSDPRYPW; this is encoded by the coding sequence ATGGAATCGATGCGCGCGCAGGATGACGGAGAAATCGTTATAGAGAATGCCATCCGCGCCGCTTATCCGGAGGCGGACCCTCGCCCGTTCGGCGGTCGCGAGGGGCAAAGGTTTCAACTTGCTGGTTGCTTTGCCATCCGCATCGAGGAACCCGTTGCGCATTGGCTCATCGTCAGCCGAGGGTTCACCGAGTTGGGCGAGAAGGAGGAGGCCGATCCCAACGTGTCCGGCTGGGGATTCGAGCTCACGTGTCGGGTTCCCGCACTCTCCGAAGAGTACGACTTTGGCTGGGTCATCGATTGGATGCAGGGCATTGCCGATTCTTTGGCGAAAAACGGCACGTCCCTGGCCCCTTATCACAACATGCCCATGACGGATCCGCGCAACGATGACGAGATCTGCGCCTTGGTGTTCGTCGACGACGTTGCTCTCCAGCCGACAGCATCACAGAACGGAAAATTCAATTTTCTGCAGATGGTGGGCCTTACGGCGGGTGAGTTCGATGCACTGCAGGGATGGCAAGCTCGATCCATGGTCGAACTCATACGGCAGCGAAATCCACTTTTCCTGATAGGCAAACGTGAAAGCTATCTTCGTGATGTCGAGTTTGCGCAGCACGTAGCCGAGGGCCGCGAACGCGACGGCTCCTCCATGGGCTTGCTCACGGGTGTAGCGCTGCTGTGGTTCCAGGAGGCGAAAGAGCTCCAGATTCATCTCCAAGACAACGTCGTACCCGTGTTCAAATCCGCAATCTGCGGCAGACTCCCTCATGGTCATCGAATGTTATTCATTGGCGACCCGCGACGGCACGAAGACGACGACGGCAACGTCAGCGTTCACGCGCAGACCACCGTCGTTCTATTGCCCGAAGACGGACCATCGCGGATGGAGGAGCGCGGTGGCATGAAGGCCGCCGTTCTTCGGCTAGGCCGTCCTGCGATATCTCAGTTGGTTGATACTCTGGCACCGCAGCCAGGTTCGTACGTGCTTCCGGACCTTCCCGGGGTGCGCTTCGTAGTGGCCACCGCAGAGCGTTTTTCCGACCCTCGCTACCCTTGGTGA
- a CDS encoding discoidin domain-containing protein yields MYIRRLRPIISFGLVGTLSAITGVAESGWASTARIIDVSTTSQLTAALQNAMPGDEIRMADGTYAGHFTITRSGTESAPIVLSGSRAAVIDGQGTSNGRTVQLQADYWKLVGFTVTNGQKGIMALGAHHTLIDGVRVHQIGDEAIHFRDNSTDNVVQNSEISDTGLREPGYGEGIYFGQAVSNWPDGQPDRSDRNKAIGNRLGPNIRAECLDLKEGTTGGEVRDNVFNGAGMSGANFADSWIDAKGNGYRITGNRGTSSLLDGFQTHIQVAGWGRDNVFSGNTADVRASGFGFKIAKDGNSSAGNVVCTDNVVTGAASGAANIPLTDCGGGGGDAGGGGGDAGGGDAGGGGGRVEVTPSASGVSASANDGNVPANTVDNDLATRWSASGDGQWIAYDLGGTFVVREVSIAVYKGDTRRAAFDLQVSTDGASWQTVWSGRSSGTSTAQENYDFPDVSARFVRYVGHGNDVNAWNSLTEFDIFAAQP; encoded by the coding sequence ATGTACATTCGACGACTGCGTCCCATCATTTCGTTCGGGCTCGTAGGTACCCTTTCCGCGATCACGGGAGTTGCCGAATCCGGATGGGCATCGACGGCAAGGATCATTGACGTCAGCACGACCAGTCAGCTTACCGCGGCATTGCAAAATGCGATGCCGGGCGACGAAATTCGAATGGCCGACGGTACGTATGCGGGCCATTTCACGATCACTCGAAGCGGAACGGAGAGTGCCCCCATCGTGCTTTCCGGATCCCGCGCCGCGGTGATTGATGGGCAAGGGACATCCAATGGCCGGACCGTGCAGCTCCAGGCCGATTATTGGAAGTTGGTCGGCTTCACTGTGACCAATGGACAAAAGGGAATCATGGCTCTCGGTGCCCACCATACGCTCATCGATGGGGTGCGGGTACACCAGATAGGCGACGAAGCCATCCACTTCCGGGACAATAGTACCGACAATGTCGTTCAGAACTCGGAAATCAGCGATACGGGACTGCGCGAACCTGGCTACGGCGAGGGAATTTACTTTGGACAGGCGGTCAGCAACTGGCCCGACGGACAGCCGGACCGCAGCGACCGTAACAAGGCGATTGGAAACCGGCTTGGACCCAACATTCGAGCCGAGTGTCTCGATCTCAAGGAGGGCACCACGGGCGGCGAGGTCCGCGACAATGTCTTCAACGGGGCTGGCATGAGCGGTGCAAACTTCGCCGACAGTTGGATCGACGCCAAGGGCAACGGCTATCGCATCACCGGCAACCGAGGCACGAGTAGTTTGCTGGACGGATTTCAGACCCATATCCAGGTCGCCGGGTGGGGTCGCGACAATGTCTTCAGCGGCAATACGGCCGACGTCCGCGCCTCTGGATTTGGCTTCAAAATTGCGAAAGATGGCAATAGCAGCGCCGGCAACGTGGTCTGTACGGACAATGTCGTCACCGGTGCCGCCTCGGGTGCCGCCAACATTCCGCTCACCGATTGCGGTGGCGGCGGTGGAGATGCCGGGGGCGGCGGAGGCGATGCCGGCGGAGGCGATGCCGGCGGCGGGGGCGGTCGTGTCGAGGTCACGCCGTCGGCCTCCGGCGTGAGCGCGAGCGCCAACGACGGCAATGTGCCTGCGAACACCGTCGACAACGATCTCGCCACGCGATGGTCGGCCAGCGGCGACGGTCAGTGGATCGCGTACGATCTCGGCGGGACCTTCGTCGTCCGCGAGGTGTCCATCGCCGTATACAAAGGCGACACCCGCCGCGCGGCGTTCGATCTTCAGGTCTCGACCGATGGCGCGAGCTGGCAAACGGTCTGGAGTGGACGGAGCAGCGGCACCTCCACGGCACAAGAGAACTACGATTTTCCCGACGTCAGCGCGCGATTCGTTCGCTACGTCGGACACGGCAACGACGTCAACGCGTGGAACAGTCTCACGGAGTTCGACATCTTCGCTGCACAGCCGTGA